TTCTATACAATGACTCTTTCTTCGATTGCTAACGGGTTTCTCACTTTTCCAAACTCTGAAGCATGCGGCCGGTCATCTCCGTCTCCGTATCCATACTCAATCATCCGATTGCGGTTAAGACAGAGCTTTTTAAACGTTGGCCGCAGGAGGTCAAAGAGCAGAAACCGTTCTTTCAGCTCTGGAAACTGAGCTTGATACGAGAGGATCGATTCCCTTAGCTTATTCCAAAACTTCGTTTCATCAAAGTCTGCTTTCCTATGCAGGATATCAGCTAAATACCTGAAATGGCAGACAAATAATCCAGTGAAAATAAATTGGCATAACCCTTCAGGCGCTTCGCTTCTCAGTACGTTTTTAAGCTCTGCCGAAATGGCATTCAGCTCAGGAAGCGGCTGGTCGCTGATATTTACATCATCCACAAAGTCTTTAACAGCCAGTCTGTGGGGTATGCAGTCTTTTAAAATGACAACTGTATTTTGTCCATGGGGAGAAAATACGGTTCCGTATTGATAAAGATAATGAAGAAGCGGCGGCAAGAGGACATCAAACAGCTGCTTTGTCCATTCTTCCACGCTGAGCCCGGACTTTTCTATCAATTCCAGTGTATACGATTTCCCGTCCTCCCCTTCATATAATAGGGCGGCAAGAGTAATGGCCTGTTCGCCTTCGTCTAAGAATGAATACATGCTTTCTCGCCAAATGACTCCAAGCATCTCCATAAATTGATAGGGTGCACCTTCAAGTTTAACGTAATCAGGATGATGGTAATTCATGCTCGCCACTTCTCCAGGAAGAATGACCCGGCATCGATCTCTCAGAAATGAATCGTTATCCCGGATTCCTTGAATATGAGCTGTAATCTCCGGTGCCAGCACCACCCGCTCAGACGGCAGTCCCCTGTAGACTAGTGTATTCAAAATACTCATTGGCAGCTTTACATGATGCTTCTTCTTATGATTCATATTGACAAATGTCCTGATAGACTGCTGCGGCAGGTATTGATCCTCTCCTCTGCCAAGGCAGATGATGCGCTGCTCAAATAGTTCTTCAGAAAACAGCGGAACAATAACGTGATTCCATTGCCACTCGTGGACTGGCATAAAGAAAAAGTTTTGAGGCTGCTGTCCTTCATTTATTAGTTTCAAATTAAATTCTCTTATTGCTGATTCCCCGATCTCACTTTCTATTAAACGTTCATACTCTACTTCTTTGGTTGAATGGAACGTCCCCCACTCCTTTGAGACGGCAATCCAGACAAGCGTTGTCTGCTGCTTTTGTTCGGGCGCATATTGCAAATAGTCCGAATAGGAGAATCCAATACGCCCTTTGTTGTAGGTAATCCAGGGATGACCTGTCATCTCCCCTTCAAGCTCTGCATAGTCCAGATCCGTTAAATCCGCTGTTGACCTGTTTTGCTGATTGGCTATTATGTGGGTATCAGCAAGTAACGTGCGTTTATATTCTTCTATTAAATAGGCAGCTGTAAAAGGTTTTATTTTAATTTCCTTTTGCAGTTCCAATAAAAACTCAATGGGGTTCACAGCTTCTGCCCATGAGCCATGTTTATTTGTTTCGATCGAATGCTCATCAACCCAATAACTGTCCATCAGCCTTTCTTCAGCAAGAAACCGGTAGGATATTCCGCTGTCAAAGCACAGAATATGTTTGCCATCCTTTTTTTCGGCATGAATCATTTCTTCGTATAAAAACTCAGATATCATTTTAGCAAGCAGCCGTCTGCTCGCTTTCTTCCAATGATCTGCATTCCACTTTTGTTCAACCGTCATCTCAATCACTCTCCTAAACTGTTTGTTTGCTGCGGACAAGATGGCCTGCACCAAAATGCTGAAAGACATTTTTTTCTGGAAGGTCAAACACTTTTCTGTGAGCAAGCTGATTGATAATCTTTGCATTCCGGTAAGCACCTAGTCCAAGATCCGGTGCACCTACCCCATGAGTATGCATTTCTCCGTTTTGAATAAAGATTTTGTTTTCCCTTTTTTCCTGCAGCTCTATTTCATAGTCTTTTGATATAACAGGACGATTGCTGCTGTCCCATTTCATAAGATTTGATAAGTTTTCAAAAGCGCTTGGCCAAACTGTTTTATAGCCGGTTGCTGCGATGACGATATCCGAATGCAGATTAAATGCTTCTCCCTGCTCCCATTGATGGCATTGCAGGTTTAAGTCTGAACAAGTAATCTCAATATCAATAACTGCCGTTTTGGCCAGGAGATGAACATCAGGTCTTTGTCCCGCAATCGTTCTTTCATATAAAAGATCATAGATTTCAGCAATTGTATCAGCACTTATTCCTTTATATAAGGAGTCCTGTTTTGGCACGACCGTATCCTTTAATGCCTGTGGAAGTCTGTAAAAGTACTCCGTATAGTCAGGCGAAAAATGCTCAAGTCCAAGCTTTGAATACTCCATCGGGAAAAATCCGTCTGTTCGTGTGAGCCAATTTAATTGATAGCCTTGTTCATTTTGTTCCTTCAGCATCTCCAGAAAAATTTCCGCCGCACTTTGACCAGAACCAATGACGGTGACAGCATCAGCATTTAAACACTCTTTTTTCTTATGCAAAAATTGAGCAGAGTGAAAAAGGCTTTCAGATTTTCCTTTCGCTGACCAATCTGGAATATTTGGAGCACTTCCCATGCCAAGGACTACATGCCGGGCAGTAAAGCGTTCCATTTCCCCTGTGAGAACATCTTCTACAAGGACTTCATAACCTTCAGCATGCTGCAGAACATCGGCAACTCTTTTTCCGAATCTGCAGCTTTCAAGTTCTTCAGCCACCCATTGCAGATAGTGATTATACTCTCTGCGCGGAATATGGAACGATTCCAGGAAGTAGAAATGGTAAAGTCTTTTTTGATGATGAAGATAATTCAGAAAGCTGTATTTGCTTATTGGATTGACCATTGAAACTGCGTCTGCCAAAAATGGCACCTGCAAGGTGGTCCCTTCCATTAAAAGTCCCTCATGCCAATTAAACTGGGGCTTTTGATCAAAAAAGAGCGCGTCCACATCTTTTACATCCTCAAGCAATGCTGCCATTCCAAGATTAAATGGTCCAAGGCCTACTCCTATTACGTCATAAATCATTCTTTAGCCCCCATTCAAAATCTTCTCTTTCACATATCATGAAAAGTGCTTTTTTATCAGGCAGCTGAATTTCCTTTTGCGGAAAGAATCCGCATTTTTTGAAAACATGAATCATTTTCTTGTTTCGGCTGTCAGGCTCGGCGACTATCCTCTGTGTCCGCTCGTCAGTAAACATCTGTTTCATGATTTCACGGAGCATTGGCAGAGAAAGACCTTTACCAAGGTAAAAAGGATCACCAATCAGCAAATGAACACCCTGATCATAAGGCTCTGCTGCATAATAATCTCCAATGATGTCAGCACTTGCCCAATACGTTTCCCAATAGCTCATTGCCTCACCGTTCAGATGCCCGATCCACAGCGTTTGATGATCATCCGCCAAAAGTTTTTTCAGATGCTTCGTATATTGGCTGAAAGGATAATCTTGATTCCAATAAGGAATAACGTGCGGTTCGTGATGCCACTTATGAAGCATGGCAGCATCTTTTTCAAAGTCTGCCTTTCGAAATGTTATAGATAAACCGGTCTCTAGCTGACTCATTTTGATGCAAAGACCTCCTTCTTTGTAAATAAAGGATTATGCACTTGAACATAAACAGACTGTGTTTCAAGCGGCCCAACCAGTTCATCTAAATCATGAAATCTAGTTAATAGATTCGCTTTGCAGGGCAAGGTCTTGTTTTCCAGCAGGGTTTTAAGCAAAAGCGATGGATGAGCTGCAGGAATGGACTGCTTTTCCAATTCCTCCCGAATAAGTTGAAGAAGATTTTTCTCATCTGCCAGGTTTGCCGTTCCAAAGGCATTCACAAGTCCGAATAAATGATTGAAAAAGAAATAGTAGCGCAGCCGTTCATCTGCAACTGCATCTGAACATACCGTTTCACTTTTTAAACCGATTCCCGGAAGATACGAATTTAATTCATTCTTTTTGGATTCGCAAAAGTAAAATCCCTGATTGTCTCTATAAAAAAATCGCGCTGGATATCCATTTTCCAGCTGAACGACACTGTTTTGCTGATGTGCTTCAAGCGCAATGCCCTTTTCAAAATAAAGCCAAAGAATCGGCTTTAATGAAATCGCCAAATAGCGTTTCAGCCAGTCTGCGCTTATTTCTTCAGTTGTTCGTTTTTCCTTTTTTGAAAGGTCACGAACGATGCTTGCAAGTCTTGAAGATTGCGGCAGCATTCCGTCCTGACAGAGGGCAACAAGAGCGGTTGCTTGTTCCGCACTCCTTTTATAAAAAGGATTTTCCCTGAGAATGACTTCAAAACCTGACTCTTTCTGATCGTGCAGCTTTAATGTAATAAATGCAGGATCGTGAATGATATTAAAATCAGGAAATTGTTCAGATAACTCACTTCCAAGCTGTGTGTCCATCAATTCTTTCACTTCAGCTCCGCGTTCAAGTTCTTTTAATAGGTTCACCCGGACAGAATTTGTGATTTTAATGTTAAGTGAAAACTTCAGCATAAAGGCAACATCTGGATGATAGACCGTTCGCAAGGATGAAGTTGCATAAAATGCCTGTCCATGCTGACCTAAATTTTCAAGCATGCCTTCTTGAATGAATTCTTGAACAGCTGAGTCTTTCAGCAAATACTCAGCTTGCCACGGATGAATTGGAAGAAGTGCGTATTCATCCTTTCCTGCGTACTTCTCTTTAAACTCAGCACTGATCTCCGGGTCATCCTTGACAAGCTGCTTTATAAGTTCAATTGCCGACTTTGGCATTGTTGACTTTGAATAAATGGATTCAGCATGAGCTCTAAAATAATGCAGCGGAAATGCTCCTTTTAATTCTGGTGAATACACCTTAATATCTGATTCTGTCATTCCCTGTCTGCTTTTTGGTGTCGGATGAAGCAAATGTCCAAATAAAAGGGACTGCTCTGCTGCAATAAAATCAAATGAGGTTTGATAAAGTTCTTCTTCATCATCTGAACGCTCTTCAAGAAATTGAGCCATGGATTCACAGCTTTGTTTGACACGCAAAAGCAATTCTTCATTTTTTTCAGCTGATGAAGCATTTTCACCCAGTTCTTTCAGCGTTTTTTCAATGCATGTTATGTAATTGATTTCCTCATTATCACAGTACACTGGGCAGTCTAACAAGTGACGTCCTGTCTCAGATAGATAGCCTGCCGGGATATAAAGACAGGAATTTTGATGTTGTAAAATAACATGAATCCAATTGCCGCTGTGCTTCTTTCTTAATTCTTCAGGTGCATCCGCACTTAGATTCCCGCTGTTTGTCTCCCGCAGAAAGCAATTTAAATAGCTTTGAAGAGTTGCTTTTTCAGCAAGAGCCATTGCTTCAAGTTTGTTCATACTGCAGCCTCCTTGTTTCATCTTCGCCAATTTCTTTCATTCTTCTTATGATTTTTTTAACTTCAGCCATTTTTGTTAATGGATTCAAAAAGGTGAATTTCAGGCAGGCATCGCCGTCCACCTTTGTCCGGGCTATGATCACTTCTCCATTTTTCAGTAGAATTTCCCGAATTTGATAGTTTAGCTGATTGAGCTTCTCATGCGTGAGAATGCCTGTCCCCATGTATCTGAAAACAACTGTGCTCAGTTCGGGCTGATGATAGACGCTGAACTCACGCTCTTTTTTCAGGAGCTCAAACGTTTCCTGTGCTAGAAGCAGCGTATGATCAATCATTTCTGCCCATTCCTCTTTTCCGACTAATTGAAAAGAGAGAAACGGCTTTAGTGCATCAAAGCGTCTGGTTGTCTGAATGGATTTGAAGACTAAATTCGGGATGTCATCTTCCTCGTCTTCAATTGGATTCAAATAATCAGCATGATGCCTGATAAACGAAAATGACTCCCGATTTTTCACAAGAAAAGCTCCGCAGCTGATTGGCTGATAAAACATTTTATGAAAATCTACTGTAATGGAATCTGCTTTCTCTAAACCTGCGAGTTTATGCTTATGGGTATCTGTTAAGACAAGCCCGCCTCCATAAGCAGCATCTGCATGAAACCACAGGTCATAATCTTTAGCCAGGCTGCTCATTTCCTCCAGCGGATCGATGCTGCCAAAGTCTGTTGTACCTGCAGTGCCGATCAGCGCAAAAGGCAATTCTCCATTTTCTTTCAGATTGTACAGGCATGCAGCCAAGTCTTCCATACACATGCGGTACTTTTCATCCGCTTTAACTAATACAACAGAATCTTCGCCTAAGCCTAATATCGAGGCTGCCTGCTGGACAGAAAAATGAGCTGCTTCGGAGCATAGAATTTTCAGACGATGCAGTTCTTTCGGAAGACCCTGCTTTTTAATATT
The window above is part of the Metabacillus dongyingensis genome. Proteins encoded here:
- a CDS encoding IucA/IucC family protein; this translates as MNKLEAMALAEKATLQSYLNCFLRETNSGNLSADAPEELRKKHSGNWIHVILQHQNSCLYIPAGYLSETGRHLLDCPVYCDNEEINYITCIEKTLKELGENASSAEKNEELLLRVKQSCESMAQFLEERSDDEEELYQTSFDFIAAEQSLLFGHLLHPTPKSRQGMTESDIKVYSPELKGAFPLHYFRAHAESIYSKSTMPKSAIELIKQLVKDDPEISAEFKEKYAGKDEYALLPIHPWQAEYLLKDSAVQEFIQEGMLENLGQHGQAFYATSSLRTVYHPDVAFMLKFSLNIKITNSVRVNLLKELERGAEVKELMDTQLGSELSEQFPDFNIIHDPAFITLKLHDQKESGFEVILRENPFYKRSAEQATALVALCQDGMLPQSSRLASIVRDLSKKEKRTTEEISADWLKRYLAISLKPILWLYFEKGIALEAHQQNSVVQLENGYPARFFYRDNQGFYFCESKKNELNSYLPGIGLKSETVCSDAVADERLRYYFFFNHLFGLVNAFGTANLADEKNLLQLIREELEKQSIPAAHPSLLLKTLLENKTLPCKANLLTRFHDLDELVGPLETQSVYVQVHNPLFTKKEVFASK
- a CDS encoding pyridoxal phosphate-dependent decarboxylase family protein, which encodes MDHLTAIQEKTAFEHLFLSNYESSLKNYESQMTYAMNCVKRIMMSQNPYSGMTPLDVKKELDQHFPVFHPKMNQNQQAVFEKLTDITSNTIHVSHPLTAAHLHCPPMIPGLAAEAVISGLNQSMDSWDQSGAATMVEQYVMNGLCGMFQLPDGDGVMTSGGTQSNLMGLLLARERAALKFWGWNIKKQGLPKELHRLKILCSEAAHFSVQQAASILGLGEDSVVLVKADEKYRMCMEDLAACLYNLKENGELPFALIGTAGTTDFGSIDPLEEMSSLAKDYDLWFHADAAYGGGLVLTDTHKHKLAGLEKADSITVDFHKMFYQPISCGAFLVKNRESFSFIRHHADYLNPIEDEEDDIPNLVFKSIQTTRRFDALKPFLSFQLVGKEEWAEMIDHTLLLAQETFELLKKEREFSVYHQPELSTVVFRYMGTGILTHEKLNQLNYQIREILLKNGEVIIARTKVDGDACLKFTFLNPLTKMAEVKKIIRRMKEIGEDETRRLQYEQT
- a CDS encoding lysine N(6)-hydroxylase/L-ornithine N(5)-oxygenase family protein translates to MIYDVIGVGLGPFNLGMAALLEDVKDVDALFFDQKPQFNWHEGLLMEGTTLQVPFLADAVSMVNPISKYSFLNYLHHQKRLYHFYFLESFHIPRREYNHYLQWVAEELESCRFGKRVADVLQHAEGYEVLVEDVLTGEMERFTARHVVLGMGSAPNIPDWSAKGKSESLFHSAQFLHKKKECLNADAVTVIGSGQSAAEIFLEMLKEQNEQGYQLNWLTRTDGFFPMEYSKLGLEHFSPDYTEYFYRLPQALKDTVVPKQDSLYKGISADTIAEIYDLLYERTIAGQRPDVHLLAKTAVIDIEITCSDLNLQCHQWEQGEAFNLHSDIVIAATGYKTVWPSAFENLSNLMKWDSSNRPVISKDYEIELQEKRENKIFIQNGEMHTHGVGAPDLGLGAYRNAKIINQLAHRKVFDLPEKNVFQHFGAGHLVRSKQTV
- a CDS encoding GNAT family N-acetyltransferase, which translates into the protein MSQLETGLSITFRKADFEKDAAMLHKWHHEPHVIPYWNQDYPFSQYTKHLKKLLADDHQTLWIGHLNGEAMSYWETYWASADIIGDYYAAEPYDQGVHLLIGDPFYLGKGLSLPMLREIMKQMFTDERTQRIVAEPDSRNKKMIHVFKKCGFFPQKEIQLPDKKALFMICEREDFEWGLKNDL
- a CDS encoding IucA/IucC family protein, with protein sequence MTVEQKWNADHWKKASRRLLAKMISEFLYEEMIHAEKKDGKHILCFDSGISYRFLAEERLMDSYWVDEHSIETNKHGSWAEAVNPIEFLLELQKEIKIKPFTAAYLIEEYKRTLLADTHIIANQQNRSTADLTDLDYAELEGEMTGHPWITYNKGRIGFSYSDYLQYAPEQKQQTTLVWIAVSKEWGTFHSTKEVEYERLIESEIGESAIREFNLKLINEGQQPQNFFFMPVHEWQWNHVIVPLFSEELFEQRIICLGRGEDQYLPQQSIRTFVNMNHKKKHHVKLPMSILNTLVYRGLPSERVVLAPEITAHIQGIRDNDSFLRDRCRVILPGEVASMNYHHPDYVKLEGAPYQFMEMLGVIWRESMYSFLDEGEQAITLAALLYEGEDGKSYTLELIEKSGLSVEEWTKQLFDVLLPPLLHYLYQYGTVFSPHGQNTVVILKDCIPHRLAVKDFVDDVNISDQPLPELNAISAELKNVLRSEAPEGLCQFIFTGLFVCHFRYLADILHRKADFDETKFWNKLRESILSYQAQFPELKERFLLFDLLRPTFKKLCLNRNRMIEYGYGDGDDRPHASEFGKVRNPLAIEERVIV